In Drosophila willistoni isolate 14030-0811.24 chromosome XR unlocalized genomic scaffold, UCI_dwil_1.1 Seg144, whole genome shotgun sequence, one DNA window encodes the following:
- the LOC6639361 gene encoding equilibrative nucleoside transporter 4 isoform X2, with translation MDVGNQETTYEPLEGHGSSSTGGGRGHGGGGGGGGGDGGGNGSNGNAGMRHPSSMDSPEYDTRAPKDQRHAVYLALLAAGIGFVLPYNSFIIAADYWQARFPGRPVALDMSMTYIFVAFATVLLNNIVLSVAPFQTRVLFGYMVSFTTLIFVAVCEVAWHMFSTNTAYVVNMSAVALTAIGCTVQQSSFYGFASMLPKQYTQAVMAGESIAGFLVSSNRVVTKLLINNDRVSTVIFFLTSTLYILFSYLLHVATINSPFVRFHVDACSKIVLRPDEQEIDGSTTSTRYGVLSMDGTTTTTTIPNHHASSSKSGNPTGKTLSFSNPVYELSNPTAGESIIEGLGQLAELPQTPHEPQTPTTVAFKVEHVITPRRCRPSKLSDIREGFVTRWRVAQIIYPYMVCIALAYCVTLSLYPGIEVEVNSCYLRSWMPVLLMFCFNTSDVVGKILAASPYPWSRRQLILLSGLRIVLVPMLLLCCAPRQRPVISGETAPFVFTIALGITNGLAGSLPMMLAPAKVPGTLKEVTGNIMTLSYNVGLTAGSLIGYVFESMLGPHLINPCPMYPYVPAAVLEHMQAHGHVPPLPFTSSTMSPLISSTTAAAATTAGAGTSSTLAPFLLNATLSSLAGSPTMATSSNSTSSTSPLPALATVITTTALALYSTVAATSSELLNATVSTFISTVTTSVGGDISEEMSGSGAMTTDPQTPEALLQEI, from the exons ATGGATGTGGGCAACCAGGAAACCACTTACGAGCCACTTGAGGGacatggcagcagcagcacaggTGGCGGCAGAGGccatggtggtggtggtggtggtggtggtggcgatGGTGGCGGCAATGGCAGCAATGGCAATGCCGGCATGCGACATCCCTCTAGCATGGACAGTCCTGAGTATGATACGCGCGCCCCAAAGGATCAGAGACATGCCGTCTATTTGGCATTGCTGGCAGCGGGCATTGGCTTTGTTTTGCCCTACAATAG cttcaTCATTGCTGCGGATTATTGGCAGGCACGTTTTCCTGGCCGTCCGGTGGCTCTGGACATGTCCATGACATATATCTTTGTGGCATTTGCCACAGTTTTGCTCAACAATATTGTCTTGTCGGTGGCACCGTTTCAGACGCGTGTCCTTTTCGGTTATATGGTCTCGTTCACGACTCTAATCTTTGTGGCCGTCTGCGAGGTGGCCTGGCATATGTTCTCGACGAATACAGCCTATGTGGTCAATATGTCGGCTGTGGCCCTTACGGCCATCGGTTGTACGGTGCAACAATCGAGCTTCTATGGCTTTGCCTCCATGTTGCCCAAACAGTATACCCAGGCGGTGATGGCTGGCGAGAGTATTGCTGGCTTCTTGGTATCCTCGAATCGTGTGGTGACCAAGCTACTGATTAACAATGATCGCGTCTCCACTGTCATCTTCTTTCTGACCTCAACCCTCTACATACTCTTCAGCTATTTGCTTCATGTGGCCACCATCAATTCGCCATTTGTACGCTTTCATGTGGATGCCTGTTCCAAGATTGTCCTACGACCAGATGAG CAAGAGATTGATGGTTCTACCACAAGCACTCGGTATGGAGTACTCTCAATGGATGGCACcacaacgacgacaacaatTCCGAATCATCatgccagcagcagcaagagtGGTAATCCCACTGGCAAGACATTGAGTTTCAGCAATCCGGTTTATGAACTATCCAATCCGACGGCTGGTGAGAGCATCATTGAGGGTCTTGGCCAATTGGCAGAGTTGCCGCAAACCCCACACGAACCGCAGACACCGACCACAGTGGCTTTCAAGGTGGAGCATGTGATTACGCCGCGTCGTTGTCGACCCAGTAAACTGAGCGATATACGCGAAGGTTTCGTTACCCGCTGGCGTGTGGCTCAGATCATCTATCCGTATATGGTGTGCATCGCTCTGGCCTATTGTGTGACTCTATCCCTGTATCCGGGCATCGAGGTGGAGGTCAATTCGTGTTATCTACGATCCTGGATGCCAGTGCTGTTGATGTTCTGTTTCAATACCTCGGATGTGGTGGGCAAAATACTGGCTGCCAGTCCATATCCTTGGTCACGTCGACAACTGATTTTACTGTCCGGTCTGCGCATTGTACTCGTACCCATGCTTCTGCTATGCTGTGCGCCGCGTCAACGACCCGTTATCTCTGGCGAAACGGCTCCATTTGTGTTTACCATCGCCTTGGGCATAACCAATGGACTGGCTGGCAGTTTACCCATGATGCTGGCACCGGCCAAAGTGCCAGGCACTCTCAAAGAAGTCACTGGCAATATAATGACCTTGTCGTATAATGTTGGTCTAACCGCTGGCTCATTGATTGGCTATGTGTTCGAGAGTATGCTGGGACCGCATCTCATCAATCCCTGTCCCATGTATCCGTATGTACCGGCAGCAGTATTGGAGCATATGCAAGCACATGGTCATGTGCCACCACTTCCATTCACCAGCAGCACAATGAGTCCCCTGATCAGCAGCACCACGGCTGCAGCAGCAACCACAGCAGGAGCCGGGACTAGCAGTACCCTGGCACCATTCCTACTCAATGCGACATTGTCGTCCCTGGCCGGCAGCCCCACCATGGCCACCTCCAGCAATTCGACAAGCAGCACTTCCCCTCTTCCAGCTCTGGCCACAGTCATAACCACCACAGCTCTGGCTTTATATAGCACTGTGGCAGCCACCAGCTCCGAGTTGCTTAATgccacggtctccacatttaTATCAACGGTTACCACCTCAGTGGGTGGCGATATCAGTGAGGAAATGTCTGGCAGTGGTGCCATGACAACAGATCCCCAAACCCCCGAAGCTCTGCTCCAGGAGATCTAA
- the LOC6639361 gene encoding equilibrative nucleoside transporter 4 isoform X1, translating into MDVGNQETTYEPLEGHGSSSTGGGRGHGGGGGGGGGDGGGNGSNGNAGMRHPSSMDSPEYDTRAPKDQRHAVYLALLAAGIGFVLPYNRHPSSMDSPEYDTRAPKDQRHAVYLALLAAGIGFVLPYNSFIIAADYWQARFPGRPVALDMSMTYIFVAFATVLLNNIVLSVAPFQTRVLFGYMVSFTTLIFVAVCEVAWHMFSTNTAYVVNMSAVALTAIGCTVQQSSFYGFASMLPKQYTQAVMAGESIAGFLVSSNRVVTKLLINNDRVSTVIFFLTSTLYILFSYLLHVATINSPFVRFHVDACSKIVLRPDEQEIDGSTTSTRYGVLSMDGTTTTTTIPNHHASSSKSGNPTGKTLSFSNPVYELSNPTAGESIIEGLGQLAELPQTPHEPQTPTTVAFKVEHVITPRRCRPSKLSDIREGFVTRWRVAQIIYPYMVCIALAYCVTLSLYPGIEVEVNSCYLRSWMPVLLMFCFNTSDVVGKILAASPYPWSRRQLILLSGLRIVLVPMLLLCCAPRQRPVISGETAPFVFTIALGITNGLAGSLPMMLAPAKVPGTLKEVTGNIMTLSYNVGLTAGSLIGYVFESMLGPHLINPCPMYPYVPAAVLEHMQAHGHVPPLPFTSSTMSPLISSTTAAAATTAGAGTSSTLAPFLLNATLSSLAGSPTMATSSNSTSSTSPLPALATVITTTALALYSTVAATSSELLNATVSTFISTVTTSVGGDISEEMSGSGAMTTDPQTPEALLQEI; encoded by the exons ATGGATGTGGGCAACCAGGAAACCACTTACGAGCCACTTGAGGGacatggcagcagcagcacaggTGGCGGCAGAGGccatggtggtggtggtggtggtggtggtggcgatGGTGGCGGCAATGGCAGCAATGGCAATGCCGGCATGCGACATCCCTCTAGCATGGACAGTCCTGAGTATGATACGCGCGCCCCAAAGGATCAGAGACATGCCGTCTATTTGGCATTGCTGGCAGCGGGCATTGGCTTTGTTTTGCCCTACAATAG ACATCCCTCTAGCATGGACAGTCCTGAGTATGATACGCGCGCCCCAAAGGATCAGAGACATGCCGTCTATTTGGCATTGCTGGCAGCGGGCATTGGCTTTGTTTTGCCCTACAATAG cttcaTCATTGCTGCGGATTATTGGCAGGCACGTTTTCCTGGCCGTCCGGTGGCTCTGGACATGTCCATGACATATATCTTTGTGGCATTTGCCACAGTTTTGCTCAACAATATTGTCTTGTCGGTGGCACCGTTTCAGACGCGTGTCCTTTTCGGTTATATGGTCTCGTTCACGACTCTAATCTTTGTGGCCGTCTGCGAGGTGGCCTGGCATATGTTCTCGACGAATACAGCCTATGTGGTCAATATGTCGGCTGTGGCCCTTACGGCCATCGGTTGTACGGTGCAACAATCGAGCTTCTATGGCTTTGCCTCCATGTTGCCCAAACAGTATACCCAGGCGGTGATGGCTGGCGAGAGTATTGCTGGCTTCTTGGTATCCTCGAATCGTGTGGTGACCAAGCTACTGATTAACAATGATCGCGTCTCCACTGTCATCTTCTTTCTGACCTCAACCCTCTACATACTCTTCAGCTATTTGCTTCATGTGGCCACCATCAATTCGCCATTTGTACGCTTTCATGTGGATGCCTGTTCCAAGATTGTCCTACGACCAGATGAG CAAGAGATTGATGGTTCTACCACAAGCACTCGGTATGGAGTACTCTCAATGGATGGCACcacaacgacgacaacaatTCCGAATCATCatgccagcagcagcaagagtGGTAATCCCACTGGCAAGACATTGAGTTTCAGCAATCCGGTTTATGAACTATCCAATCCGACGGCTGGTGAGAGCATCATTGAGGGTCTTGGCCAATTGGCAGAGTTGCCGCAAACCCCACACGAACCGCAGACACCGACCACAGTGGCTTTCAAGGTGGAGCATGTGATTACGCCGCGTCGTTGTCGACCCAGTAAACTGAGCGATATACGCGAAGGTTTCGTTACCCGCTGGCGTGTGGCTCAGATCATCTATCCGTATATGGTGTGCATCGCTCTGGCCTATTGTGTGACTCTATCCCTGTATCCGGGCATCGAGGTGGAGGTCAATTCGTGTTATCTACGATCCTGGATGCCAGTGCTGTTGATGTTCTGTTTCAATACCTCGGATGTGGTGGGCAAAATACTGGCTGCCAGTCCATATCCTTGGTCACGTCGACAACTGATTTTACTGTCCGGTCTGCGCATTGTACTCGTACCCATGCTTCTGCTATGCTGTGCGCCGCGTCAACGACCCGTTATCTCTGGCGAAACGGCTCCATTTGTGTTTACCATCGCCTTGGGCATAACCAATGGACTGGCTGGCAGTTTACCCATGATGCTGGCACCGGCCAAAGTGCCAGGCACTCTCAAAGAAGTCACTGGCAATATAATGACCTTGTCGTATAATGTTGGTCTAACCGCTGGCTCATTGATTGGCTATGTGTTCGAGAGTATGCTGGGACCGCATCTCATCAATCCCTGTCCCATGTATCCGTATGTACCGGCAGCAGTATTGGAGCATATGCAAGCACATGGTCATGTGCCACCACTTCCATTCACCAGCAGCACAATGAGTCCCCTGATCAGCAGCACCACGGCTGCAGCAGCAACCACAGCAGGAGCCGGGACTAGCAGTACCCTGGCACCATTCCTACTCAATGCGACATTGTCGTCCCTGGCCGGCAGCCCCACCATGGCCACCTCCAGCAATTCGACAAGCAGCACTTCCCCTCTTCCAGCTCTGGCCACAGTCATAACCACCACAGCTCTGGCTTTATATAGCACTGTGGCAGCCACCAGCTCCGAGTTGCTTAATgccacggtctccacatttaTATCAACGGTTACCACCTCAGTGGGTGGCGATATCAGTGAGGAAATGTCTGGCAGTGGTGCCATGACAACAGATCCCCAAACCCCCGAAGCTCTGCTCCAGGAGATCTAA